In Miscanthus floridulus cultivar M001 chromosome 5, ASM1932011v1, whole genome shotgun sequence, one genomic interval encodes:
- the LOC136453099 gene encoding probable WRKY transcription factor 38: MQTQSRLAVSGGRSGSNSSSASEDEHEAVIRELTRGHELTAQLRAEALRALRGQGQAEATAAFILQEVSRAFTVCLSIMSSPARAPPSSQPPPTMEMAPAPALAPQRRSRDDSIPREQRMTSSPHFDGYQWRKYGQKRITKTQFPRCYFKCSFHRERNCRATKQVQQCSNDDPPQYVVMYFNEHTCDTAAWETAPAAAASSGMMPLDNLSALVARQGHGVRALLDERGVQEEHERRLLVSSLACVLGGQHQSPAGSAVNVGHEHEQEQEPPPRAPTRDDAPGEMPRIIHEDVAGLDVMDYDVTDALCFVDSYDLPGDGFPF, from the exons ATGCAGACGCAGTCCCGCCTCGCCGTGAGCGGCGGCCGCAGCGGCAGCAACAGCAGCTCGGCCTCGGAGGACGAGCACGAGGCGGTGATCCGCGAGCTGACGCGGGGCCACGAGCTGACGGCGCAGCTGCGGGCGGAGGCCCTGCGCGCGCTGCGCGGGCAGGGCCAGGCCGAGGCCACCGCCGCATTCATCCTGCAGGAGGTGTCCCGCGCCTTCACCGTATGCCTGTCCATCATGAGCTCGCCCGCCCGTGCCCCGCCGTCGTCCCAACCGCCGCCGACGATGGAAATGGCGCCCGCGCCTGCCCTGGCCCCGCAGCGCCGGAGCCGGGACGACAGCATCCCAAGAGA GCAAAGGATGACATCCTCGCCGCACTTCGATGGGTACCAGTGGAGGAAGTACGGCCAGAAGAGGATCACCAAGACGCAGTTTCCGAG GTGCTACTTCAAGTGCAGCTTCCACCGCGAGCGCAACTGCCGGGccaccaagcaggtgcagcagtgcAGCAACGACGACCCGCCCCAGTACGTCGTCATGTACTTCAACGAGCACACATGCGACACGGCGGCCTGGGAGaccgcgcccgcggcggcggcgagctcgggGATGATGCCGCTGGACAACCTGTCCGCGCTGGTGGCACGCCAGGGCCACGGCGTCCGCGCGCTGCTGGACGAACGCGGCGTCCAGGAGGAGCACGAGCGCCGGCTGCTCGTCTCGTCGCTCGCCTGCGTGCTGGGGGGCCAGCATCAGTCTCCTGCGGGCAGCGCTGTTAACGTGGGGCATGAGcatgagcaggagcaggagccgcCGCCGCGGGCCCCCACGCGCGACGACGCGCCCGGTGAGATGCCGCGCATCATTCACGAGGACGTGGCGGGGCTGGATGTCATGGACTACGATGTGACGGACGCGCTGTGTTTCGTCGATTCCTACGACCTACCTGGCGACGGTTTCCCGTTTTGA
- the LOC136455138 gene encoding uncharacterized protein, which produces MTFQQDAELFDVLAKGYHLNTQLQALLGRPLDSLGQQKAMAFSQELSRVFEVSMSMLNSNTVTRVKTAPEIRTGDSSGVIIQAAKDKRARSDSGEVLTPVKKSREEGVTRKEITASPYNDGYEWRKYGQKNIQNCNFVRYYFRCSRDRRCEAKRKVQQQDGSRGQQLPPMFEVTYVNEHTCHVLRAIANGDAARMAASPRTTNPYRDLGVVDTARDDGGGVLFDDLSSSFPHIGGGGGSAQENETIVSCLADVIRGAAPWPPAAEAGARDPAAASYVPPPMQASAGHSASVGVAEDGGAMTTTMIDDTDFCWDPSSFCAVGEADQDQLMMDHRDMHVDVARLADTVWPRHTSAGAWR; this is translated from the exons ATGACATTCCAACAAGACGCAGAGCTGTTCGATGTGCTCGCCAAGGGTTACCATCTCAACACCCAACTCCAGGCATTGCTCGGCCGTCCCCTGGATAGCCTCGGCCAGCAGAAGGCCATGGCGTTCAGCCAAGAGCTCTCGCGAGTGTTCGAGGTATCCATGTCCATGCTGAACAGTAACACAGTGACAAGAGTGAAGACGGCGCCGGAGATAAGGACCGGCGATAGCTCCGGCGTCATCATTCAGGCGGCGAAGGATAAGCGTGCAAG GAGTGATAGTGGAGAAGTGCTTACTCCCGTCAAGAAGAGTAGAGAAGAGGGGGTTACTAGGAAGGAGATTACGGCCTCGCCATACAACGATGGTTACGAGTGGCGGAAATACGGGCAAAAGAACATTCAGAACTGCAATTTCGTGAG GTACTACTTCAGGTGCAGCCGCGACCGGCGTTGCGAAGCCAAGAggaaggtgcagcagcaggacggCAGCCGGGGCCAGCAGCTGCCTCCCATGTTCGAGGTCACCTACGTGAACGAGCACACGTGCCATGTGCTCCGCGCCATCGCCAACGGCGACGCTGCTAGGATGGCGGCGTCTCCCCGGACCACGAACCCGTACCGCGACCTCGGGGTCGTGGACACCGCGagagacgacggcggcggcgtcctGTTCGACGATCTGTCGTCGTCGTTTCCtcacatcggcggcggcggcggcagcgcccaAGAGAACGAGACCATCGTCTCGTGCCTCGCGGACGTCATCCGCGGAGCCGCGCCGTGGCCGCCAGCAGCCGAAGCGGGCGCAAGAGATCCTGCTGCAGCGTCGTACGTGCCACCGCCGATGCAGGCCTCCGCCGGACACTCGGCGAGCGTGGGCGTCGCGGAAGATGGTGgggcgatgacgacgacgatgatcgACGACACGGACTTTTGCTGGGATCCCTCGTCGTTTTGTGCGGTGGGGGAGGCCGATCAGGATCAGCTGATGATGGACCACCGCGACATGCACGTGGATGTGGCCCGGCTCGCGGACACGGTGTGGCCGCGGCACACCTCCGCCGGTGCTTGGCGTTGA